The Streptomyces sp. Je 1-332 genome has a window encoding:
- a CDS encoding CapA family protein: MTQRTPQRKAVLAAVMIGATLAATAACTANTEPAQERKPQHPGERHQEGVRDGHRDAPPPAPSAAGGGQDAQRPFTLVASGDVLPHSSIIDRASADAGGDGYDFVPMLKGVEPVVAKADLAICHMETIYGEDGDYTGYPSFKSPPHIARALKATGYDSCSTASNHTLDDGEAGVSRTLSALDKAGVKHAGSGRTADEGKSPAWLRAGGAKVAQLAYTYGTNGYPPPKDKPWTVNLMERERIIADARDARKAGADVVVVSVHWGTEWQDEPDSRQLSLGKQLTGSRSQGRPDIDLILGTHAHVPQAYEKVNGTWVIYGMGDQIAGDMINHEGANDPRGNQGTIGRFTFAPPAKSGGRWKVDMAEFIPQWFNTGTGRVTNLNAALDDGEDVADIRDRIRRIVLSRGAGKDGLVMGK; encoded by the coding sequence ATGACGCAGCGCACCCCGCAGAGAAAAGCCGTTCTGGCCGCGGTAATGATCGGAGCCACTCTCGCCGCGACGGCGGCCTGCACGGCGAATACGGAGCCCGCACAGGAACGGAAACCACAGCATCCGGGCGAAAGACACCAAGAAGGCGTCCGGGACGGTCATCGGGACGCTCCGCCCCCAGCTCCGTCGGCGGCCGGTGGCGGCCAGGACGCTCAGCGCCCCTTCACGCTCGTCGCCTCGGGGGACGTGCTCCCGCACTCCTCGATCATCGACAGGGCCAGCGCCGACGCGGGCGGCGACGGCTATGACTTCGTGCCGATGCTCAAGGGGGTGGAACCCGTCGTCGCCAAGGCGGACCTGGCGATCTGTCACATGGAGACGATCTACGGCGAGGACGGCGACTACACGGGTTACCCCAGCTTCAAGTCGCCGCCCCACATCGCCCGTGCCCTCAAGGCGACCGGCTACGACTCCTGCTCCACCGCCTCCAACCACACACTCGACGACGGCGAAGCGGGGGTGAGCCGGACGCTGAGCGCGCTCGACAAGGCAGGCGTCAAGCACGCGGGCTCCGGCCGCACGGCCGACGAGGGCAAATCCCCCGCCTGGCTGCGGGCGGGCGGCGCGAAGGTGGCGCAGCTCGCGTACACGTACGGCACGAACGGTTATCCGCCGCCCAAGGACAAGCCCTGGACGGTCAACCTCATGGAGCGCGAGCGGATCATCGCGGACGCGCGCGACGCGCGGAAGGCGGGCGCGGACGTGGTCGTCGTCTCGGTCCACTGGGGCACGGAGTGGCAGGACGAGCCGGACAGCCGCCAGCTGAGCCTCGGCAAACAGCTGACGGGGTCCCGCTCGCAGGGCCGCCCCGACATCGACCTCATCCTGGGCACCCACGCGCACGTCCCGCAGGCGTACGAGAAGGTCAACGGGACGTGGGTCATCTACGGCATGGGCGACCAGATCGCCGGCGACATGATCAACCACGAGGGCGCGAACGACCCGCGCGGCAACCAAGGCACGATCGGCCGCTTCACCTTCGCCCCGCCCGCGAAGTCCGGCGGACGCTGGAAGGTCGACATGGCCGAGTTCATCCCCCAGTGGTTCAACACGGGCACGGGACGCGTGACCAATCTCAACGCGGCGCTGGACGACGGCGAGGACGTCGCCGACATCCGCGACCGGATCCGCCGGATCGTCCTGAGCCGGGGCGCGGGGAAGGACGGCCTGGTGATGGGCAAGTAG